The following are encoded together in the Miscanthus floridulus cultivar M001 unplaced genomic scaffold, ASM1932011v1 os_2362, whole genome shotgun sequence genome:
- the LOC136534903 gene encoding 12-oxophytodienoate reductase 1-like, whose protein sequence is MVQQASKEVIPLMTPYKMGQFQLSHRVVLAPLTRCRSYGNVPQPHAAVYYAQRATKGGLLIAEATGVSPTAQGYPETPGIWTQEQVEAWKPIVDAVHRKGGIFFCQIWHVGRVSTNDFQPDGQAPISSTDKQISPDAESGMVYSKPRRLRTEEIPGIVDDFRRAARNAIEAGFDGVEIHGAHGYLLEQFMKDSSNDRTDEYGGSLENRCRFAVEVIDAIVREVGAHRVGIRLSPFVDFMDCVDSDPVALGHYMIQQLNKHEGFLYCHKVEPRMAIVDGRRQIPHRLLPFRKAFNGTFIAAGGYDREEGNKVVAEGYADLVAYGRLFLANPDLPKRFELNAPLNKYDRSTFYTQDPVVGYTDYPFLKDGSDTDESSSQA, encoded by the exons ATGGTGCAGCAAGCTTCGAAGGAGGTGATCCCGCTGATGACGCCGTACAAGATGGGCCAGTTCCAGCTCTCCCACCGGGTGGTCCTCGCGCCGCTGACGAGGTGCCGCTCCTACGGCAACGTGCCGCAGCCGCACGCCGCCGTGTACTACGCGCAGCGCGCCACCAAGGGTGGCCTGCTCATCGCGGAGGCCACGGGGGTGTCGCCCACCGCGCAGGGGTACCCGGAGACACCTGGCATCTGGACGCAGGAGCAGGTCGAGGCGTGGAAGCCCATCGTCGACGCCGTCCACCGGAAGGGTGGCATCTTCTTCTGCCAGATTTGGCATGTCGGCAGGGTCTCGACCAATG ATTTTCAGCCCGACGGGCAGGCGCCTATCTCGAGCACGGACAAGCAGATTTCTCCGGACGCCGAGTCCGGAATGGTGTATTCGAAGCCGCGCCGGTTGCGAACCGAGGAGATCCCCGGCATCGTCGATGATTTCAGGCGGGCTGCACGGAATGCAATTGAAGCCGGCTTCGATGGTGTTGAGATCCACGGTGCGCATGGATATCTCCTCGAGCAATTCATGAAGGACAGTTCTAATGACCGCACCGACGAGTACGGCGGCAGCCTGGAGAATCGGTGCCGCTTCGCCGTGGAGGTCATCGACGCCATTGTCCGCGAGGTGGGCGCGCACCGCGTGGGCATCAGGCTATCGCCGTTTGTTGACTTCATGGATTGCGTGGATTCCGATCCTGTGGCGCTTGGCCACTACATGATCCAGCAGCTTAACAAGCACGAGGGTTTTCTCTACTGCCACAAGGTGGAACCTCGAATGGCGATCGTCGACGGCCGCAGGCAGATCCCTCACAGGCTCTTGCCGTTCCGAAAGGCGTTTAACGGCACGTTTATCGCTGCTGGCGGATACGATCGGGAGGAAGGCAACAAGGTAGTGGCAGAAGGCTATGCTGACCTTGTTGCATATGGAAGACTCTTCTTGGCTAACCCGGACCTGCCTAAGAGGTTCGAGCTGAATGCGCCACTGAACAAGTATGACCGCTCTACCTTCTACACGCAAGATCCTGTTGTTGGCTACACGGATTACCCATTCCTTAAAGACGGCAGCGATACTGATGAGTCAAGTTCTCAAGCTTAA